A genomic region of Oikeobacillus pervagus contains the following coding sequences:
- a CDS encoding YaaR family protein, with translation MKINQDLRVGVDQVRSEHKHFANNKNQFGLLVQEHDQKMKTEQLGKLLGDIEGAGNRLARSRTFQDLAKYKTLVKRFIRETVEYGMGLKQSHTWNHFGEGRQLKTVEKIDEKLIELTDTMMNKEKKSMDILEQIGEIKGLLINLYT, from the coding sequence ATGAAAATTAACCAGGACTTACGTGTAGGTGTGGACCAAGTCCGTAGTGAACATAAGCATTTTGCAAACAATAAGAATCAATTCGGTCTTTTGGTCCAAGAACATGATCAAAAAATGAAGACAGAACAATTGGGGAAGTTACTAGGTGACATTGAAGGTGCTGGTAATCGTTTAGCACGGTCCCGTACATTTCAGGATTTGGCCAAATATAAAACATTAGTAAAACGGTTTATACGTGAGACAGTAGAGTACGGGATGGGGTTAAAACAATCCCATACATGGAATCATTTTGGAGAAGGAAGACAGCTAAAGACAGTAGAAAAAATTGATGAAAAATTAATTGAATTAACAGATACGATGATGAATAAAGAGAAGAAGTCGATGGACATTCTTGAACAAATTGGAGAAATAAAAGGCTTATTAATTAATTTATACACATAG
- a CDS encoding cyclic-di-AMP receptor encodes MKLILAVVQDQDSNRLSQALVEHHFRATKLASTGGFLKSGNTTFIIGIEDIRVQKALDVIKDNCQSRDQLVAPVSPLGGNANSYVPYPVEVEVGGATVFVLPVEQFHQF; translated from the coding sequence ATGAAATTGATTTTGGCGGTAGTACAAGATCAAGATAGCAATAGGCTGTCCCAGGCACTTGTTGAACATCATTTCAGAGCAACAAAGTTGGCGAGCACAGGTGGATTCCTTAAATCTGGAAACACAACATTTATTATTGGGATAGAAGATATTCGTGTTCAGAAGGCGTTGGATGTTATAAAGGATAATTGCCAATCAAGGGATCAGTTGGTTGCGCCAGTTTCACCACTTGGGGGGAATGCAAATTCTTATGTACCATATCCTGTGGAAGTAGAAGTTGGTGGGGCAACGGTCTTTGTTTTACCAGTTGAACAATTCCATCAGTTTTAA